The genomic window GCAGGACTTCCAATTCTAGCTAATCTAGCTGGCTCTTGCTCTTTGTAAAGCATTGCGCATCCTTGAGCTAATTCTCGCACTTTTAAAATGTAATTTTGTCTTTCCGTTACGGAAATTGCTTTTCTTGCATCTAAAGTATTAAAAGCATGTGATGCAATCATACATTGATCATATGCAGGAAGTGGAAGAGCTGCATTTAAACATGATTTACACTCATTAAAAGCATCATCAAAATGTTTAAATAACATATCAGTATTTGCTACTTCAAAGTTGTAAGTAGAAAATTCAAATTCACTCTCTTTATGAACGTCTCCATAAGTTGTTTTACCAAATTTATTTTCATTCCATACAATATCATAAACAGAATCTACACCTTGTAAATACATAGCAAGTCTTTCTGTTCCATAAGTTATTTCAACAGCTACAGGATCACAAGCTAATCCACCTACTTGTTGAAAATATGTAAATTGAGTAACTTCCATTCCATCAAGCCAAACTTCCCATCCAAGCCCCCAAGCTCCAAGAGTTGGTGATTCCCAGTTATCTTCAACAAATCTAATATCATGTTTAGATATATCTAAACCTAAAAATTCTAAAGATTGTAAATATAAATCTTGAATATTATCTGGACTTGGTTTTATTAACACTTGAAATTGATAATAAGCACCCAATCTATTTGGATTTTCTCCATATCTTCCATCAGTTGGTCTTCTGCTAGGTGCCACATAAGCTGTACTCCAAGGAGTTGAGTCTAAACTTCTTAAAAGTGTAGCGGGATGAAATGTCCCTGCACCTGCAGGAATATCGTAAGGTTGAACAATATTACAACCTTGATTTGCCCAAAATTCTTGTAATTTTAATAGAATTTGTGAAAATGTAACCATTTATTTAAGTCCTAACTCTTTATTTATTTTATCTTTATCAAAACCACAAATCCATACATTTCCTATTAAGATAACAGGAGCTCCTGTACATTTGTGCTTTTGACAATCTATTAATGCTTGTTTATTTTTTGATAAATCAACTATGTTGAATTTTATCTTTTTAGTTTTTAAGTAAGTACTAGCCTCTTTGCACCATTTACAATTTGGTAAAGTAAATAGTGCAACAGGTTTCATTATAAAAGTACTTCTATTTCTTTAGAATCAGTCTCAACAGCTTTTGCTTTTACAATTCTGTCTTCTTTTAATTTAATTGATAATTCTTTATCAGTAATTGCTAAAATTTGCATTGCTAAATAAGCAGCATTTATTGCTCCAGATTTTCCAAGAGCTACAGTAGCAACTGGCATACCTGCAGGCATTTGAACAGTTGAAAGCATTGCATCCATGCCATCCATTGCTCCACCTTTCATAGGTACTCCAATAATTGGTTTAGTTGTAGTTGCAGCTAATGCACCAGCTAAATGAGCTGCCATTCCTGCAGCTGCTATGAATACTACAGCACCTTTTTCTTCTGCTTCTTTAACATAATCTTTAGTTCTTTCTGGAGATCTATGTGCTGATGATATAATCATTTCATACTTAACATTAAATTTTTCAAAAGTATCTGCACAAT from Arcobacter venerupis includes these protein-coding regions:
- the glyQ gene encoding glycine--tRNA ligase subunit alpha produces the protein MVTFSQILLKLQEFWANQGCNIVQPYDIPAGAGTFHPATLLRSLDSTPWSTAYVAPSRRPTDGRYGENPNRLGAYYQFQVLIKPSPDNIQDLYLQSLEFLGLDISKHDIRFVEDNWESPTLGAWGLGWEVWLDGMEVTQFTYFQQVGGLACDPVAVEITYGTERLAMYLQGVDSVYDIVWNENKFGKTTYGDVHKESEFEFSTYNFEVANTDMLFKHFDDAFNECKSCLNAALPLPAYDQCMIASHAFNTLDARKAISVTERQNYILKVRELAQGCAMLYKEQEPARLARIGSPASLKALEELKVKHPELFV
- a CDS encoding glutaredoxin family protein; this translates as MKPVALFTLPNCKWCKEASTYLKTKKIKFNIVDLSKNKQALIDCQKHKCTGAPVILIGNVWICGFDKDKINKELGLK
- the purE gene encoding 5-(carboxyamino)imidazole ribonucleotide mutase; this encodes MNFISIIMGSKSDFEIMKNCADTFEKFNVKYEMIISSAHRSPERTKDYVKEAEEKGAVVFIAAAGMAAHLAGALAATTTKPIIGVPMKGGAMDGMDAMLSTVQMPAGMPVATVALGKSGAINAAYLAMQILAITDKELSIKLKEDRIVKAKAVETDSKEIEVLL